A single genomic interval of Isorropodon fossajaponicum endosymbiont JTNG4 harbors:
- the serB gene encoding phosphoserine phosphatase SerB: MQITIQHSLDENIAKQISSNFQVFNTHIRHQMALVNLDDLRQQHQTDFNHLPEIDFSNIKLFVSDMDSTLVNIECIDEIADFANIKSQVAVITELAMQGKLDFDDSLIERVALLKGLSADVLDKVYTQRLAVNPGGRALISFLKTKSIQTAVVSGGFTYFTNRLAQDLALDYARANVLAVENNQLTGVIEGLMINAQAKADFIKELCDKQGLLYNQVIVVGDGANDLNMMHIAGLSVAYHAKPSVMKHANIAINFGGLNKIIDLFNP; this comes from the coding sequence ATGCAAATTACTATTCAACACAGTCTAGATGAAAATATTGCTAAGCAAATTTCAAGCAATTTTCAAGTTTTCAACACTCATATTCGCCATCAAATGGCACTGGTCAATCTTGATGATTTAAGACAACAACATCAAACTGATTTTAACCACTTGCCTGAGATTGATTTTTCTAACATTAAATTGTTTGTTAGTGACATGGATTCAACCTTGGTTAATATTGAATGCATTGATGAAATTGCTGATTTTGCCAATATTAAATCACAAGTAGCTGTCATTACCGAGCTTGCCATGCAAGGTAAATTGGATTTTGATGACTCTTTAATCGAGCGTGTTGCTTTGTTAAAAGGGCTTAGTGCTGATGTGTTAGACAAGGTTTATACTCAGCGTTTAGCGGTTAATCCTGGTGGTAGGGCGCTTATCTCATTTCTTAAAACCAAGTCTATTCAAACGGCAGTTGTTTCAGGTGGATTTACTTATTTTACCAATCGCTTGGCTCAAGATTTAGCACTAGATTATGCACGTGCTAATGTGCTAGCGGTTGAAAATAACCAATTAACTGGCGTTATAGAAGGCTTGATGATTAATGCACAGGCTAAGGCGGATTTCATTAAGGAATTGTGCGATAAACAAGGCTTGTTGTATAACCAGGTTATTGTAGTGGGTGATGGCGCTAATGACTTAAACATGATGCATATTGCTGGATTGAGTGTTGCTTATCACGCCAAGCCTAGCGTTATGAAACATGCCAATATTGCCATTAACTTCGGTGGATTGAATAAAATAATAGATTTATTCAATCCATAA
- a CDS encoding YgaP family membrane protein, whose protein sequence is MTVNNVVSAMAGVIIMISLLLGAQAISPFAYNSNWLWLTAFVGFNLFQSAFTGFCPAAIIAKKLGAK, encoded by the coding sequence ATGACAGTTAATAACGTCGTATCAGCAATGGCTGGTGTTATTATTATGATTTCACTACTATTAGGTGCACAAGCAATCAGTCCATTTGCTTATAATTCTAATTGGTTGTGGTTAACTGCATTTGTTGGTTTTAACCTGTTTCAATCAGCGTTCACAGGGTTTTGCCCAGCAGCAATTATTGCAAAAAAATTGGGCGCTAAATAA
- the cysG gene encoding siroheme synthase CysG, with product MNYLPIFIDIKQKPCLVIGGGDIAYRKINLLLKAHGQVTCIAKKSCKNVAKLASDNKITYLEKSFELADIKRQVLIVSATDNTSLNKQVSELANQNNIPVNVVDSPDLCTFIMPSIVDRSPIVIAISSAGKAPVLARLIRAKLESTLPHAYGKLAELAGDFRDKVKAKFNNIEDRRYFWEKAFSGIIAEKVFSGKVSEAKVDLQAQLDSATKAQVGEVYLVGGGPGDPDLLTFRALRLMQQADVVLYDRLVSEGVMELVRRDAQLIYVGKERDNHAVPQGDINQLLVDLAKQGRRVCRLKGGDPFIFGRGGEEIETLAENGIPFQVVPGITAASGCSTYSGIPLTHRDYSQSCRFVTGHLKDGSMNLPWHELAVEQQTIVFYMALNGARHLSEQLITHGMRPDMPVALVEKGTTPEQKVYITTLKELPDLVENETIHAPTLIIIGEVVTLREKLNWFDAKSRTI from the coding sequence GTGAATTATCTACCTATTTTTATTGATATTAAACAAAAACCTTGTTTGGTTATTGGTGGTGGCGATATTGCTTATCGCAAAATCAATCTTTTGTTAAAAGCCCATGGGCAGGTAACTTGTATTGCAAAAAAGAGTTGTAAAAATGTGGCTAAATTAGCCAGTGACAACAAAATTACTTATCTTGAAAAGAGCTTTGAGCTAGCTGATATTAAGAGGCAAGTTTTAATTGTCTCAGCGACAGATAACACCAGTCTTAATAAGCAAGTGTCTGAGCTGGCCAATCAAAACAATATTCCCGTTAATGTGGTCGACTCTCCAGATTTATGCACGTTTATTATGCCTTCAATTGTGGACAGGTCTCCTATCGTGATTGCCATCTCATCAGCAGGAAAAGCGCCAGTATTGGCGCGTCTAATCCGTGCAAAACTAGAAAGCACATTGCCACATGCGTATGGTAAATTGGCAGAATTAGCGGGCGATTTTAGAGACAAAGTTAAAGCAAAGTTTAACAACATTGAAGACAGGAGATACTTTTGGGAAAAAGCCTTTTCTGGCATTATTGCTGAAAAAGTATTCTCAGGTAAAGTATCGGAAGCCAAAGTAGATTTACAAGCACAACTTGATAGCGCCACTAAAGCCCAAGTGGGTGAAGTTTACTTGGTGGGTGGCGGCCCTGGTGACCCTGATTTGTTAACCTTCAGAGCTTTGCGCCTTATGCAGCAGGCAGATGTTGTTTTGTATGACCGTTTGGTTTCAGAAGGTGTTATGGAGCTGGTTAGGCGCGATGCGCAACTGATTTATGTTGGCAAAGAGCGCGATAATCATGCTGTGCCACAAGGCGATATTAATCAATTGTTGGTAGATTTGGCTAAACAGGGCAGAAGAGTTTGTCGTCTTAAAGGGGGGGATCCTTTTATTTTTGGCCGTGGTGGTGAAGAGATTGAAACATTGGCTGAAAACGGCATACCTTTTCAAGTAGTACCTGGTATTACAGCAGCTTCTGGCTGTTCTACTTATTCAGGTATTCCATTAACGCATAGAGATTATTCACAATCTTGTCGTTTTGTAACGGGGCACTTAAAAGATGGCAGTATGAATCTGCCTTGGCACGAGCTAGCGGTTGAACAACAAACCATTGTATTTTATATGGCACTTAATGGCGCTAGACATTTATCAGAGCAATTAATCACACATGGCATGCGCCCAGATATGCCAGTGGCATTGGTTGAAAAAGGCACAACACCTGAGCAAAAGGTTTACATCACAACCCTAAAAGAATTGCCAGACTTAGTAGAAAATGAAACCATTCACGCCCCCACTTTGATTATTATTGGCGAGGTGGTGACATTAAGAGAAAAACTGAATTGGTTTGATGCCAAAAGTCGCACCATCTAA
- a CDS encoding HdaA/DnaA family protein: MNQLGLPLSLNSKMLLSNFIGKKNQQVLDFFNQLLTQKGSAVVFISGVKSSGKTHLLQGCAFSALDEQLDVIYIDIKQELPEGVISDLVPIDWMCIDNVDYLSTIQQQALFDLYNRIKPTNTKLIISASGLPNELNLLKDLKTRLSLAVTFTLETLNDEQKILIIERKMVDININSKVYRYLFKVFSRDLNDVLNVISILDKASLQRKSNISIPFVKQILSI, translated from the coding sequence ATGAATCAACTTGGATTGCCACTTTCATTAAATTCAAAAATGTTATTGTCCAATTTTATTGGCAAGAAAAATCAACAAGTCCTAGATTTTTTTAATCAATTATTGACTCAAAAAGGCTCAGCTGTTGTCTTTATTTCAGGTGTTAAATCTAGTGGTAAAACCCACCTATTGCAAGGTTGCGCTTTTAGTGCACTAGATGAACAATTAGATGTTATTTATATTGATATAAAGCAAGAGCTGCCAGAGGGGGTAATAAGTGATTTAGTGCCTATTGATTGGATGTGTATTGATAATGTTGATTATTTAAGCACCATCCAACAACAGGCGTTATTCGATTTATATAACAGGATTAAACCAACCAACACTAAGTTGATTATTTCTGCAAGCGGTTTGCCTAATGAGTTAAATCTATTAAAAGATTTAAAAACACGCCTGTCTTTGGCAGTTACTTTCACACTGGAAACACTCAATGATGAGCAAAAAATTCTTATTATTGAGCGCAAAATGGTGGATATCAATATAAACAGTAAAGTGTATCGTTATTTATTCAAAGTTTTTTCACGCGATTTGAACGATGTTTTGAACGTAATTAGTATTTTAGATAAAGCATCACTACAGAGAAAAAGTAACATTTCCATCCCCTTTGTTAAACAAATATTGAGTATTTAA
- a CDS encoding CDP-alcohol phosphatidyltransferase family protein — protein sequence MSFSSLPNALSILRIILTVPVVMTLLNHQYFLAMVLFFIAGITDALDGWIAKRYSFQSRLGSILDPMADKLLLVSSFVVLYVIGLLPLWLLVLVFLRDFMIVSGTVGCFIGSGTSKSDLLSPSKLSKINTVLQIALVLFLVMVQMYPVLSQYSTIFFIIVATSTVLSGADYVWIWVEQVILQEKKNSQ from the coding sequence ATGAGTTTTTCTTCATTGCCTAATGCGCTTTCAATTTTACGCATTATTTTAACAGTGCCAGTTGTTATGACTTTGTTAAATCATCAATATTTTTTGGCAATGGTGCTGTTTTTTATTGCAGGCATTACTGATGCACTGGATGGATGGATTGCTAAGCGCTACTCCTTTCAAAGTAGATTAGGCTCTATTTTAGATCCGATGGCAGACAAGTTGCTATTAGTCAGTAGTTTTGTGGTCTTATACGTGATTGGATTATTGCCACTATGGTTATTAGTGTTGGTTTTTTTGCGTGATTTTATGATTGTTTCAGGCACAGTTGGGTGTTTTATCGGCTCAGGCACATCTAAAAGTGATTTATTATCACCCTCAAAACTTTCAAAAATTAATACTGTATTGCAAATTGCACTGGTTTTATTTTTGGTGATGGTGCAAATGTATCCAGTCTTGTCGCAATATAGCACTATTTTCTTTATTATTGTAGCCACTTCAACCGTACTTAGCGGTGCAGATTATGTGTGGATTTGGGTTGAACAAGTTATCTTGCAAGAGAAAAAAAACTCCCAATGA
- the purM gene encoding phosphoribosylformylglycinamidine cyclo-ligase: MSSLSYLDSGVDITKGNALVEQIKPIAKSTSRSGVLAGLGGFGAMFELPINKYKNPVLISGTDGVGTKLKVAQMLNKHDTIGIDLVAMCVNDLIVQGAEPLFFLDYYATGKLNTKLATSVIHGIGEGCKQSGCALIGGETAEMPGMYQGEEYDLAGFCVGITDKDKIIDGTKVTKGNHIIALASSGPHSNGYSLIRKVLAQSDPTEAQLSALIEPTKIYVKSVLSLIEKFSVHAISHITGGGLLENIPRVLPENLSAKLDTDSWQLPSIFQFLQDNGNIDMMEMYRVFNCGIGMVIIVPAQQSTDAIQHLNELGEHAWLVGEITNNQGSQVII, encoded by the coding sequence ATGTCATCACTCTCATACCTTGACTCAGGCGTTGACATTACCAAAGGTAATGCACTAGTTGAACAAATCAAACCGATTGCTAAATCAACCTCCAGATCTGGAGTATTGGCTGGTCTTGGTGGTTTTGGTGCGATGTTTGAATTGCCCATTAATAAATATAAAAACCCAGTTCTAATTTCAGGTACAGATGGTGTTGGCACCAAACTTAAAGTGGCACAAATGTTAAATAAGCATGATACGATTGGCATCGATTTAGTTGCCATGTGCGTGAATGACTTAATTGTCCAAGGTGCTGAGCCGTTATTTTTCCTAGATTATTATGCAACAGGCAAGTTAAATACCAAGCTAGCCACATCTGTTATTCATGGCATTGGCGAAGGCTGCAAGCAATCAGGCTGTGCTTTAATTGGTGGTGAAACAGCTGAAATGCCAGGTATGTACCAAGGTGAAGAGTATGACCTTGCTGGTTTTTGTGTGGGCATTACTGATAAAGATAAAATAATTGATGGCACCAAAGTCACTAAAGGTAATCATATCATTGCCCTGGCATCTTCAGGTCCACACTCTAATGGTTATTCACTAATACGCAAAGTTCTGGCGCAATCAGACCCAACTGAGGCGCAATTAAGCGCGCTAATTGAGCCTACTAAAATTTATGTAAAATCAGTATTATCACTGATTGAAAAATTCTCAGTACATGCTATTTCACATATTACAGGTGGTGGCTTGTTGGAAAATATTCCTAGAGTATTGCCTGAAAACTTGAGTGCAAAACTTGACACTGACTCTTGGCAACTACCCAGTATTTTTCAGTTTTTACAAGACAATGGCAATATTGATATGATGGAGATGTATCGAGTATTTAACTGTGGCATAGGCATGGTTATTATTGTACCAGCGCAACAAAGCACTGACGCCATTCAACACTTAAACGAACTGGGCGAACATGCTTGGCTAGTGG